A single genomic interval of Spirosoma taeanense harbors:
- a CDS encoding T9SS type A sorting domain-containing protein — protein MNNTGSNNFNYVSPTGSLEALPNDTYDVWVGNTKVFNDLPVLVPTQQIANFKFRMSNGVGVVQIGNILMRDIAQALPVELLSFTAKPQGQQVQLAWATTSERNADRFEVQRSHDLGEFLTLGEVRAKGNTDLRQYYGLVDERPLDQSNYYRLKQVDQDGTAHYSKVVSVVMDNLTPAFEILGNPTDGHSIYAAVRNLAGATYRLTTLAGRDLSMTNQIQTDGSVVLTPAHPLSSGMYLLEASAGSKRLVQKVVIR, from the coding sequence ATGAACAATACCGGAAGTAATAACTTCAACTATGTGTCGCCCACTGGATCATTGGAGGCATTGCCCAACGATACATACGATGTCTGGGTTGGCAATACAAAAGTTTTCAATGATTTACCCGTCCTGGTTCCCACCCAGCAGATTGCGAACTTTAAGTTTAGAATGAGTAACGGGGTTGGTGTCGTGCAGATTGGGAACATCCTTATGCGCGACATCGCTCAGGCCCTTCCTGTTGAACTGCTTTCATTTACGGCTAAACCTCAGGGCCAGCAGGTGCAGCTTGCCTGGGCCACTACCTCCGAGCGCAATGCCGATCGGTTTGAAGTGCAGCGCAGCCACGATCTAGGCGAGTTTCTGACTCTTGGCGAGGTCAGAGCCAAAGGCAATACCGATTTACGTCAGTACTACGGTCTGGTTGACGAGCGGCCGTTGGACCAGAGCAACTATTACCGGTTAAAACAGGTGGATCAGGACGGCACGGCGCATTACTCAAAAGTTGTGTCGGTCGTCATGGATAACCTGACTCCCGCTTTCGAAATACTGGGCAATCCGACCGATGGGCATAGCATTTATGCCGCCGTTCGGAATCTGGCCGGAGCGACGTATCGTCTGACTACTCTGGCCGGGCGCGACCTGTCCATGACTAACCAGATCCAAACCGACGGTTCGGTAGTTCTAACGCCTGCTCATCCACTTTCTTCTGGCATGTATCTGCTCGAAGCCAGCGCTGGCTCGAAGCGATTAGTACAGAAGGTAGTCATCCGTTAA